In Ipomoea triloba cultivar NCNSP0323 chromosome 15, ASM357664v1, one genomic interval encodes:
- the LOC116007599 gene encoding uncharacterized protein LOC116007599, whose translation MLLCKGSILFTLLTIFLLFPLSRGEEANPEQISRFSYFHTPIISGESYSDKGAIFRERIRVLAEGPNGEPPLNSSLILASKRTYRKDPLNHFERYTGGWNISNRHYWASVGFTAVPFFLVGLIWFAVFGLCLLFICLCYCFCRREPYGYSRIAYAVSLILLILFTVAAIVGCIILYYGQGKFHSSTVNTLDYVVHQANTTADNLRSVSGYLAAAKQIEVDKFLLPGNVKTDIDHILTKINSSASELADKTSENKDDIDKLIESVRLALIVLSAVMLLMAFLGFLFSIFGMQYLVYILVVVGWILITANFILCGIFLLLHNVTGDSCVAMDQWVQNPTAHTALDDILPCVDNATSQETLKKSKEVTHQLSDVVNQVITTVSNNNFPPNAGIYYYNQSGPLLPVLCNPYNPNLSDRACNPGEVHLSNATKVWSTSVCQVSPSDICITTGRLTPKIYGQMAAAVNVSFGLYHYGQFLVDLQDCDFVRVTFNEIYTTHCPGLRRYSQWVYVGLVIMAVAVMLSLTFWVIYGRERQHRIYTKEHTPPKDGF comes from the exons ATGTTGTTGTGTAAAGGGTCAATCCTATTCACCCTTCTAACCATTTTCCTCTTATTTCCCTTATCTCGTGGAGAAGAAGCAAATCCAGAACAGATATCCCGTTTTTCTTATTTCCACACACCGATCATTTCGG GTGAAAGTTATAGCGATAAAGGTGCGATTTTTCGGGAGAGAATACGGGTTCTTGCTGAAGGACCCAATGGTGAGCCCCCATTGAACTCATCACTCATCTTGGCCTCTAAAAGGACTTATCGGAAAGATCCTCTCAATCATTTTGAGAGATATACAGGAGGATGGAACATTAGCAATCGCCACTACTGGGCT tCTGTGGGCTTTACTGCAGTTCCATTCTTTTTAGTTGGTTTGATCTGGTTTGCAGTCTTTGGACtatgtttattgtttatttgtCTTTGCTACTGCTTCTGCCGAAGGGAACCTTATGGATATTCTCGAATAGCATACGCCGTCTCTCTCATCCTCCTCATACTGTTCACTGTTGCTGCAAT AGTTGGGTGTATTATTCTGTATTATGGCCAGGGAAAATTTCACAGCAGTACAGTAAACACATTAGACTATGTAGTACACCAGGCAAATACAACTGCAGATAATCTCAGGAGTGTGTCGGGGTATCTGGCAGCAGCCAAACAGATCGAAGTCGATAAATTTCTTCTTCCTGGTAATGTCAAAACTGACATCGATCACATCCTAACCAAGATCAACTCTTCTGCTAGTGAGCTTGCTGATAAAACATCAGAGAACAAAGATGACATAGACAAACTGATAGAGTCTGT GAGATTGGCTCTTATTGTACTATCTGCCGTTATGCTTCTCATGGCATTCCTTGGATTTT TGTTCTCAATTTTCGGGATGCAATATCTTGTGTACAT CTTGGTGGTCGTTGGATGGATTCTTATTACAgcgaattttattttatgtggtatttttcttcttcttcacaa CGTGACCGGAGATTCTTGTGTGGCAATGGATCAGTGGGTCCAAAACCCAACTGCTCACACGGCTTTAGATGACATTCTGCCATGTGTCGACAACGCGACTTCACAAGAGACTTTGAAGAAAAGCAAGGAAGTCACACACCAACTCTCTGATGTTGTGAACCAGGTTATCACCACTGTATCTAACAATAACTTCCCTCCAAACGCCGGTATTTATTACTACAATCAATCCGGTCCTCTGCTGCCGGTACTTTGCAATCCCTACAACCCTAACTTGAGTGATCGAGCATGCAATCCCGGAGAAGTGCACTTGAGCAATGCAACAAAG GTGTGGAGTACCAGTGTATGCCAAGTCTCGCCTAGCGACATATGCATAACAACAGGGCGTCTGACTCCGAAAATCTACGGCCAAATGGCCGCCGCGGTGAATGTGAGCTTCGGTCTGTACCATTACGGTCAGTTCCTGGTCGATCTGCAAGACTGCGATTTCGTCAGAGTTACTTTCAATGAAATATACACGACACACTGCCCTGGCTTGCGGCGCTACAGCCAGTGGGTTTATGTTGGACTCGTAATTATGGCTGTTGCAGTCATGCTCTCTCTCACTTTCTGGGTCATATATGGAAGAGAGAGACAGCACCGCATCTACACTAAAGAGCATACGCCCCCGAAGGATGGCTTTTAA